One Taeniopygia guttata chromosome 16, bTaeGut7.mat, whole genome shotgun sequence DNA window includes the following coding sequences:
- the LOC140685184 gene encoding histone-lysine N-methyltransferase SETD1A-like, giving the protein FGVFFGVFGSQLDEFYVGQVPLKEVTFARLNDNIREGFLREMCRKFGEVEEVEVLLHPKTRKHLGLARVTFGSSRGARDTVRHLHNATVMGTAIHAQLDVRGQQRMKLYELIVSGSYTPQTVPTGSGKNSAESPDTPPPPADPPRRRPSAEGPFAPPPPPGGSATPQDGGGGGAGGGFGPFAPPPPPPPFGAFADGSPSPYGSRLPFPPDPFPSPRRPPEGGGGVPGGSFPSRRAPPPPPPPPPPPPPSGGSFLPPPTAEERPPGTDPPAPPAPPEPPGPVEGVLAALVQEMKATMQRDLNRKMVENVAFRAFDAWWERKEEQLKEEEEEEEEEEEEEEEEEAEGSSKLSPFEGGGDSSSSSPRPSSSPSSSSSSSSSSSSSSSSSSEDEAEEPPEPPRPPSPKPAPPPPPPRPSSPILLLPPPKKRRKAEEPPPAPPQPPPPSPPSPPSPPKPPTPLPRRREPPARPPAPPPRLVANLPADHASLVKSCADTSTNATNATDGGPARRPPPRRPPRAAAEHLGASSLLELSRGAHSAPRRSPQRGVCGDLAVLAAIALDDTDADAPPVLLEHNYAKTPPAAPAGHAPCLEEVLEAPEEVVAELPPVGGTDSDAAAPSAVPPRRKRHRPPPPSSSSSSSSSSSDSDSDSDSSEGGARRWLRPRGGGTAPVAPVAFAPRSEFEQMTILYDIWSAGLDAEDARFLRVTYERLLQQDGAAHWLNDTHWVPHTVTRAGSPRRRRRWPESREHRTGSARSEGYYPISRREKARYLRPCPAPRPDPDAPDAQGPNRVLSERRSEQRRLLSAIGAAALPDSDLLKLNQLKFRKKRLRFGRSRIHEWGLFAMEPIAADEMVIEYVGQNIRQVVADMREKRYAQEGIGSSYLFRVDHDTIIDATKCGNLARFINHCCTPNCYAKVITIEAQKKIVIYSKQPIGVNEEITYDYKFPIEDTKIPCLCRTESCRGTLN; this is encoded by the exons ggtggaggtgctgctgcaccccaaaacccgaaAGCACCTGGGGCTGGCCCGGGTCACCTTCGGCTCCTCCCGCGGCGCCCGCGACACCGTGCGGCACCTGCACAACGCCACCGTCATGGGCACCGCCATCCACGCACAGCTCGACGTcaggg ggcagcagaggatgAAACTCTATGAACTGATCGTCAGCGGCTCCTACACCCCCCAGACCGTCCCCACGGGCAGCGGCAAAAACAGCGCAGAGAGCCCCGACACG CCGCCCCCCCCGGCCGACCCCCCCCGGCGCCGCCCCTCGGCCGAGGGTCCCttcgcccctcccccacccccgggGGGCAGCGCGACCCCCCAGGacgggggtgggggaggggccggggggggctTCGGGCCCttcgcccctcccccaccgccACCCCCCTTCGGGGCCTTCGCCGACGGGAGCCCCTCCCCCTACGGCAGCAG gctccccttccccccggaccccttcccctccccccgccgccccccggaggggggtgggggagtcCCGGGGGGCTCCTTCCCCTCCCgccgcgcccctcccccacccccaccccctcccccaccccctcccccctcggggggctccttcctgccc CCCCCCACGGCCGAGGAGAGACCCCCGGGGACGGACCCCCcggcgccccccgcgccccccgagccccccgggccCGTGGAGGGGGTCCTGGCGGCGCTGGTGCAGGAGATGAAGGCCACGATGCAGCGCGACCTCAACCGGAAAATGGTGGAGAACGTGGCCTTCCGCGCCTTCGACGCGTGGTGGGAgcgcaaggaggagcagctcaag gaagaagaggaggaggaggaggaggaggaagaggaggaggaggaggaagaggccgAAGGCTCCTCCAAACTGTCGCCGTTcgaggggggaggggacagcagctcctcctccccgcGGCCTTCGTCCtcaccctcctcatcctcatcctcatcctcatcatcatcctcatcatcatcatcatcctccgAGGACGAGGCCGAAgagccgccggagccgccgcggccgccctcCCCCAAACCGG cccctcccccaccaccaccacgcCCCTCCTcgcccatcctgctgctgccgccccccAAAAAACGCCGAAAGGCCGAAgagccgccccccgcccccccacAACCgccccccccgagccccccgagccccccgagcccccccaaaccccccacgcccctcccccgccgccgcgagccccccgcccgccccccggcgccgccgccgcggttGGTGGCGAACCTCCCGGCGGATCACGCGTCGCTGGTGAAGAGCTGCGCCGACACCTCCACCAACGCCACCAACGCCACCGACGGGGGTCCCGcgcggcgccccccgccccggcgcccgccccgcgccgccgccgagCACCTCGGGGCCTCCTCGCTGCTGGAGCTGTCCCGCGGCGCGCACAGCGCCCCCCGCAGGAGCCCCCAGCGCGGTGTTTGCGGTGATTTGGCGGTGTTGGCGGCCATCGCCCTCGATGACACCGACGCCGACGCGCCGccggtgctgctggagcacaaCTACGCCAAAACGCCGccggccgcgcccgccgggCACGCGCCGTGCCtggaggaggtgctggaggCGCCCGAGGAGGTGGTGGCGGAGCTGCCGCCGGTCGGCGGCACCGACAGCGACGCGGCGGCTCCGTCGGCGGTTCCGCCGCGGCGCAAACGGCACCGACCGCCGCCAccgtcatcatcatcatcatcatcatcatcatcgagtgacagcgacagcgacagcgacagcagCGAGGGCGGCGCGCGGCGGTGGCTGCGGCCCCGCGGTGGCGGCACCGCGCCGGTGGCACCGGTGGCGTTCGCGCCGCGCAGCGAGTTCGAGCAGATGACGATCCTGTACGACATCTGGAGCGCCGGGCTGGACGCCGAGGACGCGCGGTTCCTGCGGGTCACCTACGAgcggctgctgcagcaggacgGCGCCGCACATTGGCTCAATGACACCCACTGGGTGCCCCACACCG TGACGCGCGCGGGCAGCCCGCGGCGCCGGCGCCGGTGGCCGGAGAGCCGCGAGCACCGGACGGGCAGCGCCCGCAGCGAGGGCTACTACCCCATCAGCCGGCGCGAGAAGGCGCGCTACCTGCGGCCCtgccccgcgccgcgccccgACCCCGACGCGCCCGACGCACAG GGCCCCAACCGCGTCCTGTCGGAGCGCCGCTCGGAGCAGCGGCGGCTGCTCAGCGCCATCGGCGCGGCCGCGCTGCCGGACAGCGACCTGCTCAAGCTCAACCAGCTCAAG TTCCGGAAGAAGCGTCTCCGCTTCGGCCGCAGCCGCATCCACGAGTGGGGTCTGTTCGCCATGGAGCCCATCGCGGCCGACGAGATGGTCATCGAGTACGTGGGCCAGAACATCCGCCAG GTGGTGGCCGACATGCGTGAGAAGCGCTACGCGCAGGAGGGCATCGGCAGCAGTTACCTGTTCCGCGTGGACCACGACACCATCATCGACGCCACCAAGTGCGGCAACCTGGCGCGCTTCATCAACCACTGCTGCACG cccAACTGCTACGCCAAGGTGATCACCATCGAGGCGCAGAAGAAGATCGTCATCTACTCGAAGCAGCCGATCGGCGTCAACGAGGAGATCACCTACGACTACAAGTTCCCCATCGAGGACACCAAGATCCCGTGCCTGTGCCGCACCGAGAGCTGCCGCGGCACCCTCAACTGA